A genome region from Microbacterium sp. CGR2 includes the following:
- a CDS encoding enoyl-CoA hydratase/isomerase family protein encodes MTDSTSAPRVLVRTEGALGRLTLNRAEAINALDLGMIELLTQALTAWVDDTDVQIVLIDGAGERGMCAGGDVRALHGQIVAGQAERTAEFFRAEYALNALIAEYPKPVVALADGITMGGGIGLAGHAAIRIVTERSKLAMPETRIGFTPDVGGTWLLGRAPGRFGEYFGLTGASMSGADAVHLGFADHFVPSERLDALREAFAYRADPTGPSEIVLLFDETPDPSRLPASQGWIDEAFSAPDVVGIVERLRASQAPDAAAAADVLEGLAPTALVVTLDAVREAREAAGLREALEGEYRRVLWFVNEHPDLVEGIRAQLVDKDRTPRWDPPTLAELPADAGAAARDYVPEHPLF; translated from the coding sequence GTGACCGATTCGACCTCCGCGCCCCGTGTCCTCGTCCGCACGGAAGGGGCCCTCGGGAGGCTCACCCTCAACCGTGCCGAGGCGATCAACGCGTTGGATCTCGGCATGATCGAACTCCTCACTCAGGCGCTCACCGCGTGGGTCGACGACACAGACGTGCAGATCGTCCTGATCGACGGGGCGGGGGAGCGTGGGATGTGCGCCGGCGGCGACGTGCGGGCGCTGCATGGGCAGATCGTCGCGGGGCAGGCGGAGCGGACCGCGGAGTTCTTCCGGGCGGAATACGCATTGAACGCGCTGATCGCCGAGTATCCGAAGCCGGTGGTGGCGCTGGCGGACGGCATCACCATGGGTGGCGGGATCGGCCTGGCCGGTCACGCCGCCATCCGCATCGTCACCGAGCGCTCGAAGCTCGCCATGCCGGAGACCCGCATCGGTTTCACGCCCGACGTCGGTGGGACCTGGCTGCTGGGCCGGGCCCCCGGTCGGTTCGGCGAGTACTTCGGACTGACGGGCGCGAGCATGAGCGGGGCGGATGCGGTGCACCTGGGTTTCGCCGATCACTTCGTGCCGTCCGAACGGCTCGACGCTCTTCGTGAGGCATTCGCCTACCGTGCCGATCCGACCGGGCCCAGCGAGATCGTGCTGCTCTTCGACGAGACGCCGGATCCGAGCCGGCTTCCCGCATCGCAGGGATGGATCGACGAGGCGTTCTCGGCACCCGACGTCGTCGGGATCGTCGAGCGGCTGCGCGCATCGCAGGCTCCGGATGCTGCGGCCGCCGCCGACGTCCTGGAGGGGCTCGCTCCCACCGCCCTCGTGGTCACGCTCGATGCCGTGCGCGAGGCCCGCGAGGCCGCCGGGTTGCGGGAAGCGCTGGAGGGTGAATACCGACGCGTGCTCTGGTTCGTCAACGAGCATCCGGACCTGGTCGAGGGCATCCGCGCGCAGCTGGTCGACAAGGACCGCACTCCGCGCTGGGATCCGCCGACTCTCGCCGAGCTGCCGGCGGATGCCGGTGCGGCCGCGCGGGACTATGTGCCGGAGCATCCGCTCTTCTGA
- a CDS encoding ATP-binding cassette domain-containing protein, with product MPDGQVLEFTNVTKRFNEVTAVSDFSARVEPGAVTAFLGPNGAGKTTSLRILLGQIRATSGTATIGGIAYAELRQPLRTIGAVLEETAYRPRRTANRQLTIAAKANGIPLSRVDEVLSLVGLEGEGDTRIGGYSLGMRQRLSVAHALLGDPGALVFDEPANGLDPEGIRWMRLLMRRLADEGRTVLVSSHLLSEVEQVADNVLVLSKGHLVLASGIEKLADPNAGSVVVDASDRGALTSALSAAGFDVEVLRSGLTVRGGDAGTVGAVAAAAGIALSTLVQRGPTLEDVFMDLVRGGKLRPRVESAASQLMAPESSGSVATVAIGADNEGTADSDEASDASKLPDATAASHDVSSDTDGGAPSSEKTPLADHASVQVSLVEEITERASATEATVEQDAGSTTARSFDEILFGAASDTAETPAPEQAHHSLAAVFEESEAPAESATAEEPVPVDEGVGVGDATDETARVDETGAVDETGAVDAALAVDEAGTTDETVAVDEAPEAGEAGEDDESGEADDDSNPTDDGSLTTGEIESVGVEFFAELDETDAPGEAESEAGGEAESEAGDAGDADSDAPGAAERADSIGDSPTQEGEDDPRSAAVTSMLAAAARAYYDDEPKDYPLGGAESSVDGGASHEGATTDDGRQWSVASTGVIDTVSSAEAVETSEDHEPHDEHDPHNEHHEHNEHNEHDEHDGDHHPQ from the coding sequence ATGCCCGACGGACAGGTGCTCGAGTTCACGAATGTGACGAAGCGCTTCAATGAGGTGACCGCTGTCTCGGACTTCTCCGCACGCGTCGAGCCCGGTGCTGTCACCGCCTTCCTCGGCCCGAACGGGGCGGGCAAGACCACATCGCTCCGGATTCTGCTCGGCCAGATTCGCGCGACGTCCGGAACGGCCACGATCGGTGGCATTGCATATGCGGAGCTCCGTCAGCCGCTGCGCACGATCGGTGCAGTGCTGGAGGAGACGGCCTACCGGCCGCGGCGCACCGCCAACCGCCAGCTCACGATCGCGGCGAAAGCCAACGGCATCCCGCTCTCGCGTGTCGACGAGGTGCTCTCGCTGGTCGGCCTCGAAGGAGAGGGCGATACGCGCATCGGCGGGTACTCGCTCGGCATGCGCCAGCGGTTGAGCGTCGCGCACGCCCTTCTCGGTGATCCCGGGGCGCTCGTGTTCGACGAGCCCGCCAACGGGCTCGACCCTGAGGGCATCCGGTGGATGCGACTGCTGATGCGGCGCCTGGCCGACGAAGGCCGGACCGTCCTCGTCTCCTCCCACCTTCTCAGCGAGGTCGAGCAGGTCGCCGACAACGTGCTCGTCCTGTCCAAGGGGCACCTCGTCCTGGCGAGCGGCATCGAGAAACTCGCCGACCCGAACGCAGGATCCGTCGTGGTCGACGCCAGCGACCGGGGCGCGCTCACCTCCGCCCTGTCGGCAGCCGGATTCGACGTCGAGGTGCTGCGCTCCGGGCTCACCGTGCGAGGTGGCGACGCCGGAACGGTCGGCGCCGTCGCCGCTGCAGCCGGCATCGCCCTCAGCACACTCGTGCAGCGAGGGCCCACCCTCGAGGACGTCTTCATGGACCTGGTGCGCGGCGGCAAGCTCAGGCCGCGCGTCGAATCCGCCGCATCACAGCTGATGGCCCCGGAGAGCTCTGGCTCGGTGGCCACTGTCGCGATCGGCGCGGACAACGAGGGTACGGCGGACTCGGATGAGGCTTCCGACGCGTCGAAGCTGCCGGATGCGACAGCCGCGTCGCACGACGTCAGCAGCGACACGGACGGCGGGGCACCGAGTTCTGAGAAGACGCCGCTCGCTGATCACGCTTCGGTCCAGGTCAGCCTGGTCGAGGAGATCACCGAGAGGGCGTCCGCGACGGAGGCGACCGTCGAGCAGGACGCCGGATCCACGACAGCGAGGTCGTTCGACGAGATCCTCTTCGGTGCGGCCTCCGACACCGCCGAGACACCGGCGCCCGAGCAGGCGCACCACAGCCTCGCAGCGGTCTTCGAGGAGTCTGAAGCACCCGCGGAGTCGGCGACAGCGGAAGAGCCGGTACCGGTCGATGAGGGCGTCGGCGTCGGTGACGCGACCGACGAGACCGCGCGGGTCGACGAGACCGGTGCAGTCGACGAGACCGGTGCGGTCGACGCAGCCCTCGCGGTCGATGAGGCCGGCACTACCGACGAGACTGTGGCGGTCGACGAGGCACCTGAAGCCGGCGAGGCCGGCGAAGATGATGAGTCCGGCGAGGCCGACGACGACAGCAACCCGACAGACGACGGCAGCCTGACGACGGGCGAGATCGAGTCCGTGGGGGTGGAGTTCTTCGCCGAGCTCGACGAGACGGATGCTCCCGGCGAAGCCGAGAGCGAAGCCGGGGGCGAAGCCGAGAGCGAAGCCGGGGATGCAGGCGACGCCGACAGCGACGCACCGGGGGCAGCAGAGCGTGCGGACTCGATCGGAGACAGCCCCACGCAGGAGGGCGAGGACGACCCTCGCTCCGCCGCCGTGACCTCGATGCTCGCCGCCGCCGCTCGCGCGTATTACGACGACGAGCCGAAGGACTATCCGCTCGGCGGCGCAGAGTCGTCGGTGGACGGCGGCGCGTCGCACGAGGGTGCAACCACCGACGACGGCCGTCAGTGGAGCGTCGCATCGACGGGCGTGATCGACACGGTCTCGAGCGCCGAGGCGGTCGAGACTTCAGAGGATCACGAACCGCACGACGAGCACGACCCTCACAACGAGCACCATGAGCACAACGAGCACAACGAGCACGACGAGCACGACGGTGACCATCACCCGCAGTGA
- the hemB gene encoding porphobilinogen synthase, whose amino-acid sequence MSFPEVRLRRLRQSPAVRNLVRETSVRPAQLVLPLFVREGLTEPSAIGSMPGVLQHSVDSLRAAAVEAAEAGVGGVMLFGVPAVRDARGSGADDPHGILNVATEALAAEVGDALVVQTDLCLDEFTDHGHCGVLTADGAVDNDATLERYTSMALAQARAGSQLLGLSGMMDGQVAVIRAALDAEGFTDALLLAYAAKYASAFYGPFREAVDSQLQGDRRTYQLDPGNRREGVREAVVDEAEGADIVMVKPAMSFLDVLREVRDTVHVPVWAYQVSGEYAMIEAAAANGWIDRRAAILESLLSIRRAGADAVLTYWATEAARWLDD is encoded by the coding sequence GTGAGCTTCCCGGAAGTCCGGCTGCGGCGTCTTCGTCAGTCGCCGGCGGTTCGCAACCTCGTGCGCGAGACGTCGGTGCGGCCGGCGCAACTGGTCTTACCGCTCTTCGTCCGCGAGGGGCTGACCGAGCCGTCCGCGATCGGTTCGATGCCGGGCGTCCTTCAGCACTCGGTCGATTCGCTGCGCGCCGCAGCTGTGGAGGCTGCGGAGGCCGGTGTCGGCGGCGTGATGCTCTTCGGTGTTCCGGCTGTGCGCGATGCGCGAGGGTCCGGGGCGGATGATCCGCACGGCATCCTGAATGTCGCGACCGAGGCGCTGGCCGCCGAAGTCGGCGACGCGCTGGTCGTGCAGACCGACCTCTGCCTGGATGAGTTCACCGACCACGGTCACTGCGGAGTTCTCACCGCCGACGGGGCGGTCGACAACGATGCGACGCTCGAACGCTACACATCGATGGCGCTCGCCCAGGCGCGCGCCGGTTCGCAGCTGCTGGGGCTCTCGGGGATGATGGACGGCCAGGTCGCCGTCATCCGCGCCGCTCTCGACGCGGAGGGTTTCACGGACGCGCTGCTGCTCGCGTACGCCGCGAAGTACGCGAGTGCGTTCTACGGGCCCTTCCGCGAGGCCGTCGACTCGCAGTTGCAGGGCGACCGCCGCACGTATCAGCTCGATCCCGGCAACCGTCGGGAGGGCGTGCGTGAGGCCGTCGTCGACGAGGCGGAAGGCGCCGACATCGTCATGGTGAAGCCGGCGATGTCTTTCCTCGACGTTCTGCGCGAGGTGCGCGACACGGTGCACGTCCCGGTGTGGGCGTACCAGGTGTCCGGCGAGTACGCGATGATCGAGGCCGCCGCGGCGAACGGTTGGATCGACCGTCGTGCCGCGATCCTGGAGTCGCTGCTCTCCATTCGCCGAGCGGGCGCGGACGCGGTGCTGACGTATTGGGCGACCGAGGCTGCCCGCTGGCTCGACGACTGA
- the hemQ gene encoding hydrogen peroxide-dependent heme synthase, which produces MSEEREENPSGFTLWAVWRRDPGVPVTENDSTELETIVSHVEDSGVTVRGFYDVSGLKADADLMVWLHGETAEELQKALRRLRRTDLLRSLIPVWNVMGVHRDAEFNRSHVPGFLRGVEPKDWLCLYPFVRTPEWYLAAEEDRRRMLADHGRKGAAFKGVIANTVAAFALGDYEWLLPLEADDVTELVDLMRDLRYTDARLYVKEEVPFYTGRRLRFDEIADVLQ; this is translated from the coding sequence ATGTCCGAAGAGCGCGAAGAGAACCCGTCCGGCTTCACCTTGTGGGCAGTTTGGCGACGCGATCCCGGGGTGCCCGTCACCGAGAACGACTCGACGGAACTCGAGACGATCGTCTCTCACGTCGAAGACTCCGGCGTCACTGTGCGTGGCTTCTACGATGTGTCCGGACTGAAGGCTGACGCGGACCTCATGGTCTGGCTCCATGGTGAGACCGCCGAAGAGCTGCAGAAGGCGCTGCGACGCCTGCGCCGGACCGACCTTCTTCGCTCGCTGATCCCCGTGTGGAACGTCATGGGCGTGCACCGCGATGCGGAGTTCAACCGGTCGCACGTTCCCGGCTTCCTCCGCGGGGTGGAGCCGAAGGACTGGCTCTGCCTGTACCCCTTCGTTCGCACTCCCGAGTGGTACCTGGCGGCCGAAGAGGACCGCCGCCGCATGCTCGCCGACCATGGTCGCAAGGGGGCGGCTTTCAAGGGCGTCATCGCCAACACCGTCGCTGCGTTCGCGCTCGGCGACTACGAATGGCTGCTCCCGCTCGAGGCCGATGACGTCACGGAACTCGTCGATCTCATGCGCGATCTCCGCTACACCGATGCGCGTCTCTATGTGAAGGAGGAGGTGCCTTTCTACACGGGGCGCCGCCTGCGCTTCGACGAGATCGCGGACGTGCTGCAGTAG
- the hemC gene encoding hydroxymethylbilane synthase — protein MSIPIRLGTRRSALAQAQSGHVATALEKIAGRPVELVPITSEGDTNRASLSEIGGLGIFATRLREALLAGECDFLVHSLKDLPTAIPAGLVIAATPTREDARDVVLTRGGVALHDLAPGSTVGTGSPRRIAQVHRRAPHAEVVDIRGNVDSRLARVASGELDAVILAAAGLSRLDTNTPLQREELGLAEWPTAPGQGSLAVETRADAPADLLAALAELDDWNTRLAITVERAVLEGLDAGCQAPMAAHAVVEEGSIRVRTVVYAPDGSNRIGLDVTEPLSGEYIRRNGSGNGADTADGADPMRAARELGFTLARRLLDQGAAGLVSREHSS, from the coding sequence ATGAGCATCCCGATCCGTCTGGGCACCCGCCGCAGCGCTCTCGCGCAGGCGCAGTCCGGTCATGTCGCCACCGCCCTCGAGAAGATCGCGGGGCGCCCTGTCGAGTTGGTCCCGATCACCAGCGAAGGCGACACGAACCGCGCCTCTCTTTCGGAGATCGGCGGTCTGGGAATCTTCGCCACCCGGCTTCGCGAGGCGCTGCTGGCGGGCGAGTGCGACTTCCTGGTGCACTCGCTCAAAGACCTGCCGACCGCCATCCCGGCCGGACTCGTGATCGCCGCGACTCCGACGAGAGAAGACGCGCGAGACGTGGTCCTCACCCGCGGCGGCGTCGCGCTGCACGACTTGGCGCCCGGCAGCACCGTCGGCACCGGGTCGCCGCGCCGCATCGCCCAGGTGCATCGCCGTGCACCGCATGCGGAGGTCGTCGACATCCGCGGCAACGTCGACTCCCGCCTCGCACGCGTCGCGTCGGGAGAGCTGGATGCGGTGATCCTCGCGGCCGCGGGGTTGTCGCGGCTCGACACGAACACGCCATTGCAACGCGAGGAGCTCGGGCTCGCCGAGTGGCCGACCGCCCCAGGGCAGGGCTCGCTCGCCGTCGAGACGCGAGCGGATGCTCCCGCCGACCTGCTCGCCGCGCTCGCCGAACTCGACGACTGGAACACTCGACTGGCGATCACGGTCGAGCGCGCAGTCCTGGAAGGCCTCGACGCCGGATGCCAGGCGCCGATGGCCGCACACGCGGTCGTCGAAGAAGGGTCGATCCGCGTCAGGACGGTGGTCTACGCACCCGACGGCAGTAACAGGATCGGCCTCGACGTCACGGAACCGCTGAGCGGGGAGTATATTCGTCGGAACGGCAGTGGCAATGGAGCGGATACTGCCGATGGTGCAGACCCGATGCGCGCAGCACGCGAGCTCGGGTTCACTCTTGCCCGTCGGCTGCTCGATCAAGGGGCGGCTGGACTCGTCTCCCGAGAGCATTCCTCATGA
- a CDS encoding uroporphyrinogen-III synthase: MTPDSKQDRPLDGRRILVPRGGPWGDGVAASLRSHGAVPVVAPLINFAPTTDQAGLDVALEQLAAGAFDWLTVTSATTVDVLFAHRAVVPRSTKIAAVGETTAAALQAVGYEVALVPDQDNSAEGMAEQLIALETQPRRILALRSEIAKPVLSKLLSQAGHDVASVVAYRTVGVPVTERIRRDVENGRINAILITSGSVAEQVRAQFPHIPDDTLLAAIGPRTAKDARKAGLSVSVVADKQTVDALIDAVSQFTLPHSADEFAP; encoded by the coding sequence ATGACACCCGATTCGAAGCAGGACCGACCGTTGGACGGACGACGCATCCTCGTGCCCCGGGGAGGCCCCTGGGGTGATGGCGTCGCCGCGAGCCTCCGTTCCCACGGAGCCGTGCCGGTGGTGGCTCCGCTGATCAACTTCGCGCCGACGACCGACCAGGCGGGTCTGGACGTCGCGCTGGAGCAGCTGGCTGCAGGGGCGTTCGACTGGCTGACCGTCACGAGCGCGACCACCGTCGACGTGCTGTTCGCGCATCGCGCGGTGGTTCCCCGTTCGACCAAGATCGCTGCGGTCGGCGAGACCACGGCGGCGGCTCTGCAGGCCGTGGGGTACGAGGTCGCGCTGGTTCCCGACCAGGACAACTCCGCTGAGGGGATGGCGGAGCAGCTGATCGCTCTGGAGACGCAGCCCCGCCGCATCCTCGCCCTCCGCAGCGAGATCGCGAAGCCCGTGCTCAGCAAGCTGCTCTCGCAGGCCGGGCACGACGTCGCGAGCGTCGTCGCCTACCGCACCGTCGGAGTTCCCGTGACCGAGCGCATCCGGCGCGACGTCGAGAACGGCCGGATCAACGCCATCCTCATCACCAGTGGCTCCGTGGCGGAGCAGGTGCGCGCGCAGTTCCCGCACATCCCCGACGACACCCTTCTCGCCGCGATCGGCCCGCGTACGGCGAAGGACGCGCGCAAGGCGGGCCTGTCGGTTTCCGTCGTCGCAGACAAGCAGACCGTCGATGCGCTGATCGACGCCGTCTCGCAGTTCACGCTCCCGCACTCCGCTGACGAGTTCGCGCCGTGA
- a CDS encoding glutamate-1-semialdehyde 2,1-aminomutase produces the protein MTDRNDDLFSAARAVIPGGVNSPVRAYGSVGGTPRFLASAKGATVTDASGRRYVDLVASWGPALLGHAHPEVVAAVQEAAARGLSFGAPTEGEVELATLIADRVRFGDVRPVERVRLVSTGTEATMTAIRLARGATGRDLLVKFAGHYHGHSDGLLAQAGSGVATLALPGSAGVPGPIAAQTLVIGYNDPDALAAVFAEHGHRIAAVIVEAAAANMGVVAPLPGFNRLIADTAHAHGALMILDEVLTGFRVHAAGFWGLQAAAGEEYVPDIIAFGKVVGGGMPLAALGGRAEIMDLLAPLGPVYQAGTLSGNPLSVAAGLATLRGATPEVYATVDAASSRLATALDRALADAGVTHAVAKAGSLFNASFRASAPRDYDEAQAQESFRYAPFFHSMREQGVALPPSVFEAWFLTAAHGDEELQIIEAALPAAAAAAAAAVAVAPA, from the coding sequence ATGACCGACCGCAATGACGACCTGTTCTCGGCTGCCAGGGCAGTCATCCCCGGTGGGGTGAACTCGCCCGTGCGCGCCTACGGCTCCGTCGGCGGCACACCGCGGTTCCTCGCCTCGGCGAAGGGAGCGACGGTCACGGATGCTTCCGGCCGGCGGTACGTCGACCTGGTGGCCTCATGGGGGCCGGCTCTCCTCGGGCACGCGCATCCCGAGGTCGTGGCGGCCGTGCAGGAGGCCGCAGCGCGAGGACTGTCGTTCGGCGCTCCGACCGAGGGTGAGGTCGAACTGGCGACCCTGATCGCGGATCGTGTCCGATTCGGCGACGTTCGCCCCGTGGAGCGGGTGCGTCTGGTTTCGACGGGCACCGAGGCGACGATGACCGCGATCCGCCTGGCGCGCGGGGCGACCGGTCGCGATCTGCTGGTGAAGTTCGCGGGGCACTACCACGGTCATTCGGACGGGCTTCTGGCTCAGGCGGGTTCCGGCGTGGCGACGCTGGCACTTCCCGGGTCCGCGGGGGTCCCGGGGCCGATCGCCGCACAGACGCTGGTCATCGGCTACAACGACCCGGATGCTCTCGCCGCGGTCTTCGCCGAGCACGGGCACCGCATCGCGGCGGTCATCGTCGAAGCGGCGGCTGCCAACATGGGCGTCGTCGCGCCGTTGCCGGGGTTCAACCGCCTCATCGCAGACACCGCGCACGCCCACGGTGCCCTGATGATCCTCGATGAGGTCCTGACGGGGTTCCGCGTGCATGCTGCCGGGTTCTGGGGGCTGCAGGCTGCTGCGGGGGAGGAGTACGTGCCCGACATCATCGCTTTCGGCAAGGTCGTCGGCGGCGGGATGCCCTTGGCCGCGCTCGGCGGTCGGGCGGAGATCATGGATCTTCTCGCGCCGCTCGGGCCGGTGTATCAGGCGGGGACGCTCTCGGGGAACCCGCTGTCGGTCGCTGCGGGGCTCGCGACGCTGCGCGGGGCGACGCCGGAGGTGTACGCGACCGTGGATGCGGCATCCTCGCGGCTGGCCACGGCGCTCGATCGGGCTCTCGCGGACGCGGGAGTGACCCACGCGGTGGCGAAGGCCGGCAGTCTGTTCAACGCGTCTTTCCGTGCTTCTGCTCCCCGCGACTACGACGAAGCGCAGGCGCAGGAGTCGTTCCGCTACGCGCCGTTCTTCCACTCGATGCGGGAGCAGGGTGTGGCGCTGCCGCCGAGTGTCTTCGAGGCGTGGTTCCTCACGGCTGCGCACGGCGACGAGGAGCTTCAGATCATCGAAGCGGCCCTGCCAGCCGCGGCTGCGGCCGCGGCGGCTGCCGTCGCCGTTGCTCCGGCGTGA
- a CDS encoding HNH endonuclease signature motif containing protein yields the protein MATHSDDTIEQRRELLDAWVEKRRQIAIMEAEASTLLADRVRDLDADVREHPHHREAIHRSMIAEYSAAGRVAKGSVEYAFSDAYFLDDAHPAIRESFGRGDITAAHVREIVRAAMIVRQAVREGRAVPEALSLYDTAALVVAERETPGRTRAMVRQIAASLAGETLNDRHRRARGERSVTMRSLDDGLAMLQIVLPEHLAAAILDRLTRLAEKLIATRDDHTPALTSDALDAGPDPIYLHDLAPDDPRRDDPALNEHRFDDHVIFGEDGTFTLDPCSPDLEHLPSDERTVDQVRADLLSDLLLTTDPSEANGTGLDGVQARVQVTIAASSLIGADDRPAELDGVGPLHPDIARDLAGRCRGWSRLFLDHSGMVTATDTYSPTEAMRRHLRARDQHCRFPGCRMPVHRCEIDHNHDHAKGGRTSTDNLSHFCIGHHTLKHPDIHERYRWTARQLPGGDIEWISPIGRSYTDAAPRRVMFV from the coding sequence ATGGCCACCCACTCCGACGACACCATCGAGCAGCGTCGCGAGCTGCTCGATGCGTGGGTCGAGAAGCGGCGTCAGATCGCCATCATGGAGGCCGAAGCGTCGACGCTTCTCGCTGACCGCGTGCGCGATCTCGACGCCGACGTTCGGGAGCACCCGCATCACCGGGAGGCGATTCATCGGTCGATGATCGCCGAGTACTCGGCCGCCGGCCGTGTCGCCAAGGGCAGCGTCGAGTACGCGTTTTCCGACGCCTACTTCCTCGACGATGCGCACCCGGCCATCCGCGAGTCCTTTGGTCGCGGCGACATCACCGCCGCGCACGTGCGAGAGATCGTTCGGGCAGCGATGATCGTCCGGCAGGCGGTTCGTGAGGGGCGGGCCGTTCCCGAAGCCCTGAGTCTCTACGACACGGCGGCTCTCGTGGTGGCCGAGCGCGAAACTCCGGGTCGCACACGAGCGATGGTGCGTCAGATCGCTGCGTCCCTCGCCGGCGAGACGCTGAACGATCGCCATCGCCGAGCCCGCGGCGAGCGTTCGGTCACGATGCGTTCGCTCGATGACGGCCTGGCCATGCTGCAGATCGTGCTCCCCGAGCACCTCGCCGCCGCCATCCTCGACCGTCTCACCCGGCTCGCTGAGAAGCTGATCGCCACCCGCGACGATCACACGCCTGCTCTCACTTCCGACGCCCTCGATGCTGGACCAGACCCGATCTATCTGCACGATCTGGCGCCCGACGACCCGCGCCGCGACGATCCCGCCCTCAACGAGCACCGGTTCGATGACCACGTGATCTTCGGAGAAGACGGTACCTTCACCCTCGATCCGTGTTCTCCCGACCTTGAGCACCTGCCGTCCGACGAGCGCACCGTCGACCAGGTTCGCGCCGATCTGCTGAGCGACCTCCTCCTCACGACCGATCCGTCCGAGGCGAACGGCACCGGGCTCGACGGGGTGCAGGCGCGGGTGCAGGTCACCATCGCCGCTTCTTCCCTGATCGGTGCCGATGATCGCCCCGCAGAGCTCGATGGCGTCGGCCCTCTGCACCCCGACATCGCCCGAGATCTCGCAGGTCGGTGCCGCGGATGGTCGCGCCTGTTCCTCGATCACTCCGGCATGGTGACCGCCACCGACACCTACTCCCCCACCGAGGCGATGCGGCGGCACTTGCGTGCCCGAGATCAGCACTGCCGGTTCCCCGGGTGCCGTATGCCCGTCCATCGCTGCGAGATCGATCACAATCACGACCATGCCAAGGGCGGCAGAACTTCGACAGACAATCTCAGTCACTTCTGCATCGGGCACCACACGTTGAAGCATCCCGATATCCACGAGCGATATCGATGGACCGCCCGACAACTCCCCGGCGGGGACATCGAGTGGATCAGCCCGATCGGGCGCAGCTACACCGATGCAGCGCCGCGCAGAGTCATGTTCGTCTGA
- a CDS encoding phage holin family protein, protein MARGYRDRADDSLLTVLGDLPELVTKLVKAEIDAAKVWISKTAKDAGIGSVWFLIALFFLFWAVPVILVFAIAGLSSWWPVWLSAVAVLGILLVVVLLFALLGILKFRKVLARENPGQAVAQDIRIVKEAGNDNL, encoded by the coding sequence ATGGCTCGCGGATACCGGGATCGCGCCGACGACAGTCTGCTGACCGTTCTGGGCGACCTGCCCGAACTCGTCACCAAGCTCGTCAAGGCAGAGATCGACGCGGCGAAGGTCTGGATCTCGAAGACGGCGAAGGATGCCGGAATCGGCTCGGTCTGGTTCCTCATCGCGCTGTTCTTCCTGTTCTGGGCGGTGCCGGTCATCCTCGTCTTCGCCATCGCGGGGCTTTCCTCCTGGTGGCCGGTCTGGCTGTCGGCAGTCGCCGTGCTCGGCATCCTCCTCGTCGTGGTCCTGTTGTTCGCCCTGCTCGGCATCCTGAAGTTCCGCAAGGTCCTCGCTCGCGAGAACCCGGGACAGGCTGTCGCGCAGGACATCCGAATCGTGAAGGAGGCCGGCAATGACAATCTCTGA